CGGCGTCCACCTTGGGGAGGAGGCCCGTTCCCGAGCCCGAGACGAGGATCGCCGTCTCCACGTGGTCCAGGCCTCCTTGGTGCACTAGGGGCTGCATGCCCGTGAGCTGGCCCAGGCGGTCGGCCACCTGCAGGAGGGGGGTGGGCACGGGGAAGCGCCCCTTTACCCCAACGTCCCAGGGCGTGAGGTCCACAAGCCCGAGCTCCCGGGCCAGGACGAAGTTGTTCCCCACCTCCTCGTGGGCGTCCAGGGGCAGGTGGGCGGCATAGAGGTTGATCCCCCCTTGGAAGAGGAGCTCCAGGCGGCGCTTGTGGTGGCCCACGATGGGGAAGGGCTTTCCCCAGAAGAGGCCGTGGTGGACGAGGAGGAAGTCCACCCCCTCTTCCAGGGCCTTCCGGAAGATGGCCTCCCCGGCGTCCACCGCCGCCCCCACCTTGCACACGGTCCTCTTCCCCTCCACCTGGAGGCCGTTCAGGGAGGGGTCCTGGGGGAAGTCCCGGATCCTCAGGTAGGCGTCCAGGTAGCGCACGAGCTCGTCCCGGTCCATGGGGAAAGCTTACCCGATGCCCCCCAGGGGGCTTTGCGGGCGAATGACCGGTCAGTATGATGGCGGCATGGAGCCCGAAACCCTGCTGAAGCTCCGCTTCCTCTCCGACCTCACCCCAGGCCCCGAGGGCCTTCCCCTCTTCCTCCTCACGGAGATCCAGGAGGGGGACCCGCCCCGCTACCGCTCCCGCGTCGCCCTCTTTGACGGGGCCTTGCGCCTCCTCACCCAGGAGGAGGCGAGAAGGCCCCGCTACCGCGCCCCCTTCCTCTACTTCCTGCGCCGGGTGGGGGAGCGGGAGGAGCTTTTCCGCCTGGACCTCCGGGGGGGCGAGGCGGAGCGCCTCACGGAGACCGCCGGGGTCCTGGACTACGCCCTGGGCCCCGGGGGCGAGGTGGCCTTCCTGGCCCTGAAGGAGGCCCCCCGGCCTGGGGAGCCCCGGGTCTTCGGGGGCTGGCCCTTCAAGTTTGACGGGAGGGGGCTTCTGCCCGAGGGGAGGGTGGCCCTCTACGCCCTGGAGGAGGGCAAGGCCCGCCTCCTCCTGGACCGCTACCCCCCGCCCAAGGAGATGGTCTACGCCCCTGAGGGGCTCTATTTGGTCATGCCCGAGGACGCCCGGGCCCAGGCGGAGGGTCGGGACACCCTCTTCCTCCTCCGGGAGGGGCGGCTGGAGAAGGTCTACGGGGGCGTGGGCCCCATCTTCGCCCTGGAGTGGAGCCCGGAGGGGCTTTTCTTCCTGGGGCACGCCTTTGAGCGGGGCGGGGGCACGGAGGCGAGGCTTTACCACCTTAGGGGGGGCGAGGCCCGGGTGCTCTTTGAGGGAAGCCTCCAGAACTCCCTGAACTCCGACCTGCGCTACGGCCAGCACCCCCAGGGCCCCAGGTGGGGCGAAGACGGGGTCTACCTGGTGCGCACCGAGGCGGGGAGGGCGCGGCTTTACCGGGTGGGCCTGGACGGGAGGGCGGAGGCCCTCACCGAGGGGGGAAGCGTCCTCGCCTTCGCCCTCACGGAGCGGGGGCTTTTCCTCCTCAAGGAGGACTTCACCCACCCGGCCAGGCTCGAGGGCCCCTTGGGCCCCTTTGACCCCAACGCCGGGGTCTTGGACCTGGCCGAGCCCCTCTACACCGAGTGGACAAGCCCCGAGGGGCACAGGGTCCCGGGGTGGGTCCTCCTGCCCGAGGGGGAGGGGCCCCACCCGGTGATCCTCTACATCCACGGAGGGCCCCACACCGCCTTCGGGGCCGCCCCCATGCTGGAATTCCAGCTTTTCCGCCGGGCGGGCTACGCCGTGGCCTTCGCCAACCCCCGGGGCTCCACGGGCTACGGCCAGGACTTCGCCCTCCTGGAGGGGGAGTGGGGGGAGCGGGACGAGCGGGACCTCATGGGGTTCTTGGACCACGTCCTGGCCCACTTCCCCTTAGACCCCAAGCGGGTGGGGGTGGCGGGGGGAAGCTACGGCGGGTACATGACCAACTGGCTCACGGCCCGCTACCCCGAGCGCTTCAAGGCGGCCGTCACCGACCGGAGCATCTGCAACTGGCTGAGCTTCTTCGGGGCGAGCGACATCGGCCCCCGGTTCACCTACCTGGAGCTTGGGGCCAAGCCCTGGGAGAGGCCCGAGGTCCTTTGGGAGAAGAGCCCCCTCCGCCTGGTCCACCGGGTCCGGACCCCTACCCTCGTGGTCCACTCGGAAGAGGACCACCGTTGCCCCATAGACCAGGGGGAGACCTGGTACACCGCCCTCTTCCACCTTGGGGTGAAGACCCGCTTCTTTAGGGTGCCCGAGGAAGGCCACGAACTTTCCCGCTCGGGGCGGCCCGACCGCCGCCTGGCCCGGCTTCGGGCCTACCTGGACTGGTGGCGGGAAAACCTGTAAAACCGCCTGCCTCCTTCGCCGGGTAGGGCGGGGGAGGCAGGAGGGTTTTCCCGGGGGGCTTCAGGCCTGGCTTTCCGCCACGGGCTCGGGGATGGGGCCGAAGGCCTCCTCGTAGCGGGCGATGTTCTCCGCGAGGCTACGGAGGAGGGCCTTGGCGTGCTGGGGGCTCGTGATGATCCGGCTCACCACCAGGGCCCCCCCCTGGGGCTGGAGCAGGGCGAAGTCCAGGATGAACTCGTTTTTGGTGTGGGCGATGAGGGCCAGGTTGGCGTAGCGGCCCTGGGCCACGTCCTTGTCAATGTGGATGTCCAGCTTCAGCTCGTTCATGCTAACGCCTCCCTCAATGCGCGGGCGCGCTCCCTTGAGGGTCACCCGGGCCCGGCCCAGGTCCTGGAGGTCCTCCAGCAGGAGGAGAAGGTGGTGGCCGGCCACGGGGGCCAGGAAGAGGGCGCCCTCGGGGTACTCTACCACGAGCTCCGCCACCTCCTCTCCCTCGCTTTGGGCCAGGGCCACGCCCAGGCCCAAAAGGGCGGCGGCCCGCTCCGCCGCGCCGGAGGCCTCCCCCACCGCCTCCAGGAGGAGGCCGTCGGGGCGGAGCAGGGCCACTCCGCGGATGCCCCGCGCCAAAAGGCCCTCGAGGAGCTCCCTCAGCCTTCCCTCCACGCCTCCTCCAACCTCAAGGCGATGCGGGAAAGCTCCTGTCCCACGGCCTTGCGGTTCAGGCCCCGGTGGACCACCGCCCCCAGGAGAAACTCCCCCACCCGGACGGCCAGGACCTCCCGGTCCTCCGTGGCCAGGGTGAAGCGGAGGACCTTCCCGCCCAGGGCCTGGGCCAGGGGGTCCATGCGCCGCGCCAAGGCGGCGAGCTCCGCCGCCAGGGCCTCGGCGGAAGGCGGCCCCTTGCCCAAGGCCTCAATGACCAGGCCGTCCATCCCCGTGAACACCGCCTGGTCCACGCCCAAGGCCGACAAGCCCGTCAAGTAGGCCATGCCACCACCCCCCCTGCCCGGTCCAGAAGGCGCCGGGCGGCCAGCCGCGCCTGGCCCAGGTTGGCCTCTGGGGTGAGGAGGAGAAGGAGGAAGAGGGGTTCCGGGTCCTGGGTGCGCATGCTTCTCAGGTAGCCTACCACGCCCGTTCCCCCCACCAGGAGCTCGCCCACCTCCTCCGCCCCTAGGCTTCGGGCGTAGGCCGCCCGGGCCTGCCGCCACAAGGCGGCGTGCTCCGCCACGGCGGCCTCGAGGTCCAGGGGGCGCTTCCTCACCCCCTCCACCAGGAGGCCGTCCGGGGTGCCGATGGCCGCCGCCAGGCTCCCCTCCACCCGGTCCAGCAGGTCTTGGAGAAGCTCGGGTCCGATCCGCATCCCTAGACGGGCCGCCTCCCCTCCAGGGCCCGGCCCAGGGTCACCTCGTCGGCGTACTCCAGGCTCCCCCCCACGGGGAGGCCGTAGGCGGGCCGGGTCACCCGCACCCCCCGCCGCTTCAGCTCCTCGGCGAGGTAGAGGGCGGTGGCCTCCCCCTCCACGGTCATGGAGGTGGCGAGGACCACCTCCTCCACGCCTTCCAGCCGCCGGAAGAGCCCCTCCAGGTTGAGCTCCTTGGGGCCGATGCCCTCCAGGGGGTTCAAGGCCCCTCCCAGGACGTGGTAGAGGCCCCGGAACTCCCCGCTCCGCTCCAGGGCGTACAGGTCGGCCACGCTCTCCACCACGGCGAGGAGGGAGCGGTCCCGGTCCTCGTCCTGGCAGATGGGGCAGAGCTCCCCCTCGGCCAGGTTGCCGCACTCGCGGCAGGCCTGGACCCGCTTGAGCCCCTCCAGGGCCTCCGCCAGGGCCTCGGCCTCCTCCTTGTGGAAGGCGAGGTGAAGGGCCAGGCGCTGGGCCGTCTTGGGGCCGATGCCGGGGAGGCGGGAGAGGGCCCGGGTGAGCTTGAGGAGGCTTTCCGGGTAGCGCATCTAAAAGAGCTTCCCCAGCATCTGCCCCACGCCCCCGAGCTCCTTGGCCATCTCCTTCTCCGAGAGCTCGTGGGCCTTGGTCTGGGCGTCCTGAATGGCCACCAGAAGGAGGTCCTCGAGGCCCTCGGGGTCGTCCTGGAAGGCCTTGAGGGCCTCGGGCTTGAGCCTCAGGGCGAGGATCCTCCCGTGGCCGTTCGCCTCCACCTCCACGAGCCCCTGGGCCGAGCCCACCACGGTCATCCGCTCCAGGCGCTCCTGCACCTCGGCGGCCTTCTTCTGGGCCTTCTGCGCTTCCTTGAGAAGCTTCTGGAAGTTCATCGTCTCTCCCCTACTGAGTATAGTGGAAGGCATGGAGCGCCCAAGGAGGCTTCGGTCCCCCCTGCTCCGCCCCCTGGTGGCCGAGGTGGAGCTTTCCCCAAAGCACCTCATCCTCCCTCTCTTCGTGAAGGAGGGCGGGGAGAAGGAGGAGGTTTCCTCCATGCCCGGGGTCTTCCGCCACCCCCTCGCAGGGCTTCCCCGGGTGGCGGAGGAGGCCTTGAAGGCGGGCCTCGGCGGGGTCATCCTCTTCGGCGTCCTGCCCCAGGAGGCCAAGGATCCCCTGGGGAGGGGGGCCTACGCCGAGGACGGGGTGGTGCAGCGGGCCATACGGCTCCTCAAGCGGGAGTTCCCCGAGCTTCTCGTCGTGGCCGACACCTGCCTTTGCGAGTACACGGACCACGGCCACTGCGGCGTGGTGAAGGAGGGTCCCCTGGGCTTCTACGTGGACAACGACGCCACCTTGGACCTCCTCGCCAGGACCGCCCTCTCCCAGGCCCAGGCGGGGGCGGACGTGGTGGCCCCGAGCGCCATGATGGACGGGCAGGTTAGGGCCATCCGGGAGGCCCTGGACCGGGGAGGGTTCGCCCACGTGCCCATCCTCTCCTACGCGGTGAAGTACGCCTCCGCCTTCTACGGGCCCTTCCGGGAGGCGGCCCAAAGCGCCCCGGGCTTCGGGGACCGCTCCGGCTACCAGATGGACCCCCGGGCGGGCCTCTGGGACGCCCTTCGGGAGGCGGCCTTGGACGACCTGGAAGGGGCGGACATGCTCATGGTGAAGCCCGCCCTGCCTTACCTGGACGTGCTCCATGCCCTGAAGGGACGCTTTGCCAAGCCCCTCTTCGCCTACCAGGTCTCCGGGGAGTACGCCATGCTCAAGGCCGCGGCCCTCAAGGGGTGGCTGGACGAGAGGCGGGCCGTGCTGGAAAGCCTCTTCGCCCTGCGCCGGGCCGGGGCCCAGGGGATCCTCACCTACTACGCCCTCGAGGCCGCCCGCTGGCTTAGGGAGGCCTAAGTGGCCACGCGTTATTTCGCAACAGGGGTTACCCAAAGCAAGGCTGGGGAAGCTCCCTTTTGGGGCCCCCGCCGCGGCGGGGTGCTTAGACCTCCTTGGGCCTCGGGGCGGGGATGCCCCCGGTGAGGAAGGCGTAGCCCGCGGCGAGGGCCACCATGGCCCCTGCGAGGAGGAAGACCCTGGGGGCGCCCAAGGGTTCCTCCAAGGCCCCGCCCCACATGGTGCCGAGGAGGACGGCGGCGTTCATCACCGCGCTGAAGGCGGCGAAGATCCGCCCCCGCATCTCCTGGGGGGTGTTGAGCTGGAGGATGGAGCGGGCGGGCACGATGAAGGCCATGTTGAGGAAGCCGCTCACGAAGAAGGCGGCGAGGACCCAGGCGTAGACGGGGAAGAGCCCCACCGAGGCCTCAAAGACCCCGAAGAGGAGAAGGGCGAGGAGGAAGAGGCGCTCCCGGGGGATCCGCCTCAGGAGGTAGGGGAGGCCCACGCCCCCCAGGATGGCCCCCAGGGCCATGGCCGCCTCCATGAAGCCGAACCCCGCCGAACCCACCCCGAGCCACTTGAGGGCCAGGACCACCCCCAAGGCGGTCTCCACCGAGCCGAAGGCGGCGGCGGCGAAGAGGGTGCCCACGGTGCGGCGGACGGCGGGCTGGCGGAAGAGGTGGCCCAGGCCCTCCTTCACCCGCTCCAGGTACCCCGCCTTGGGCAGGGCCTGGGGCTTCAAGGGGGGAAGGCCGGTGAGGAGAAGGCCCGAGGCCAGGTAGGTGAGGGCGTCCAGGTAGAAGGCGTAGGCGGGGCCCACCCAGGCCACCAGAACCCCGGCCGCCCCCACGAAGAGGACCTCGGAGATGCGGTCGGCGAGGAGGATGAGGCCGTTGGCCTCGTCCACCTCCTCCTCGGGCACCAGGTCGGGAACCACGGCGTTTTGGATGGGGTCGTGGAGGTCCCGGAGGAGCTCCATGAGGAAGACGAGGAGGAGGAGTGCGGGAAGGCTCTTGGCCCCGAGGAGGGGGATGAGGGCCACGAGGGGGGCCCTGAGGAGGTCCGACCAGACCAGAAGCCGCTTCCGGTCCTGGGTGTCGGCCCAGGCGGAAAGCAGGGGGGAGAAGACCACGGTGCCGAGGAGCTGGGTGCCCAGCACCAGGGAGACCCAGAGGGCGTTTTCCGTGAGCAGGTAGACGAGGACGAGGAGGGCCACCCGGTGGACCTTGCTCCCCGCTTGGGAGACCAAATAGGCCGCCACCAGGCGGGCGAAGGCCTTATGACGCAAGACCCGCATCGCTGCTCCTTGGAGGGGATTATACCTTGGCCTTTCTCCAGGTCAAGGGAGCGAGAGGAGGGTGTAGGCCAGGCGGCGCCCTTCCCGGGCCAGGACCAGGGCCTTTCCCCCCAGGCGGTAGACCAGGAGGTCTTTTAGCCGCCTCGGCACCTCCCCCGCCTGGCCCAAGTAGACGGCGTCCTCCTTCAGGCGCACGGAGAGGACGTGCTGGTCCACCTTCAGGGCCTGGGGCTCGGGGGTCAAGGCCAGGAAGTGGACCTCCCCCCCGAGGGTCTCCCGGGTGGGGGGGCGGCGGCCCAGGTACTCCCGGAGGGCTTGGCCCAGGGTTTGGGCCTCCGCCTCCAGGCCCAGGGCCTGGCCCACCTCTTGGAGGAGGGGAAGGGGGTCGGCCTGGCCCAGGCGCTTGAGGGTGAGGTCCAGGCCCTTGCGGGCGAAGTCCTGGAGGGCCTCTTCCGGCGCTTTGCGGTACTTCTCCGCCAGGGCGGGGCCGAAGGCCTGGGCCTGGAACTCGCCTTTGAGGCGGGCGGAAAGCCCCCTCAGGAGCCGGAGGTAGGCGTAGTCCTTTCCCGGGTGGAGGAGGTAGGCGAGGAGCCTTCCCTCGGACAGAAGCTCGTAGAGGCGGAGGCCGCTTCGGGCCTCGAGCCTCAGGTGGAGGAGGTCGTTTTCCCGCACCGCCCACACCTCCAGGTCCTCCCAGGGGAGGACGAGGGTGTCCTCCAGGGGGTGGTCCTCCCCCTCGAGGCCCAGGTACCAGGCGCCCTCCGCGTGGCTCAGGATGAGGGTGAGGGGGCCGAGGACCACAGGGCCCGGGGCGAGGCGCAGGGTGAGGAGGCCCTCCTCCTCTTGCCCGGGCTCGGGGACCCTGGGCCAGGGGGTCTCCCCCTGGGGGGTGGGGAGGAGGCTGAGGAGGGCGACCACCTTCTCCAGGGCCACGCGGAACCGCCCCTTCTCCTCCTCCAAGAGGAGCTCCCGCCGCCTCGCCTCCTGGGCCGCCTTGCGCAGGCGCTCCTCCAGCTGGGCCACCTCCTTCTCGCCCGCGCCCAGGCGGCGGGCCTCCTCCAGGGCCCGGCGGAGGGCGGGGAGGTCGGGCTTCGGCGGGAGGTTGTAGGCCCCCTCCCACTCCAGGAGGCGGTTCAGGAAGCGCCGGACGTAGGTGCGCGTCTCCTCCGGGGGAAGGGGGAGGAGCTTGGGAAGCTCCCGCGCCGTCTCCAGGAAGTCCACCACCAGGGCCTGGGCCACCTTGGGGTCGTCCAGGTCCATGAGCGTGTCGGAGAGGGAGGGGATGGGACGGGTGGGGACGAAGCGGGAGAGGTTGAAGTCCCTCTTGAACCCCGGGGTCTCCCGGTAGAGGGCGAAGTTGTCCAGGAAGGCGTGGATAAGCCGGAGCTCCTCCCGCCTCCCCGCGAGGAGGGCCTCGAGGCGGGCCTTCACGTCCCGCTCCACCTGGAGCCGCCACACCTTGAGGGCTAGGGCGGCCAGGGGGCTCGCCTCCGGAGGCGGGGGCTCGGGCTCCTCGGGCACGGCGATGGCGGGGAGCTCCACGGGGGCTTGGGCCTCGGGGGCGAGGGCCCGCCTTTGGGCGCGGAAGCGGGCGTCCGCCTGGCGGAAGCGCTTGGCCAAGGGCCCCGGCAGGCGGGACTGGATGAGGAGTTGGCGGAGCCTTAGGAGGGCCTGCTTCCCCCCTTTAGGCGTGCGGCCCTGGAGGAGGTCCTCCACCCGGTACTCGTAGAGGTCCACCAGGTCGTCCAGGTGGTCCACGGCTCCATCCTATACAATAGAGCCGATGCGCATCGCTCCCCGGCTGAGCGTGGCCGCTGTTTCCCACGTGGGCCGCCGCCAGAACAACGAGGACTTCCACCGGGTCCTCCCCCTGGAGACGCCGGCAGGGCTTTTGCTCCTCCTCGCGGTGGCCGACGGGATGGGGGGCCTCGAGGCCGGGGAGTGGGCGAGCAAACTCGCCATTGAGGCCCTTTCCGAGGTGGCCCGGGGCTACGCGGAGCACCTCCAGAGCGGCCGCCCCGCCGTGGGCCTTGCCCGGGTCATGGAGAAGGGTTTCCTCCTGGCCCGGCGCCGGGTGGAGCGGGAGGCGGGGCGGCCCGAGCGCCGGGGGATGGGCACCACCCTCACCGCCTTCCTCTACGCCGACTGGCTCAAGGAGGGGGTGGTGGGGCACATCGGCGACTCCCGGGCCTACCGCTTCGGCCCCACCGGGGTTTTTCGCCTCACCGAGGACCACTCCTGGGTGGCGGAACGTCTGAAGGAGGGGGTCCTCACCCCCACGGAGGCGGAGCGCCACCCCTACCGCAACGTCCTCACCCGGGCCCTGGGCCTTCCCGAGGCGCGCTTTGACCTCGTGGAGGTGCGCCTCGCCCCGGGGGAGGGGGTGCTTCTCGTGACCGACGGGCTCTACGGGCACGTACCCGAGGAGGAGTGGCGGCTTGGGCGGGACCTCCAGGCGAGCCTGGAGGCCATGGTGGCCGAGGCCTTGCGGCGGGGCGGGGACGACAACGTCACCGCCGTGGCCCTGCGGGTGGAGTGATGGCCCTGCTCCTCGCTGCCCTCCTCGTCCTCCTCACGGTCCTCCTGGCCGTTCGCCTCCCGGCCTGGGCCTCGGCCCTTCTCCTCGGCCTTCTCGCCGGGAGCGGGTACGCCCTGGGGGTCCGCTCGGAGGCCTTGCCCGCCGGGGCGCTCCTCTTGCTCGGGGCCCTCGCTGCGCCCCGCCTCTACTTGGGCCCGAGGCGGCGGAAGCGGCCCGAGCGGCGGCCCCCAGGCCCAAAGCGCCCCGCCGCGGCGGGGACCACGGCCGAGCGGGAGGCCCTCTCCCAGCGGTACGAGATCCTGGAGAAGGTGGGCCTCGGGGGGATGGCCACCGTCTACAAGGCCAAGGACCGCAAGACGGGCCGCTTGGTGGCCCTGAAGGTTCCCCAGGAGCGCTTTCTCGGGGACCCCAGGTTCGTGCGCCGTTTCCACCGGGAGGCTGAGGTCCTTACCCGCATGGACCACCCCAACATCGTCAAGGTCTACGACCACGGTCAGGTGGAGGGCGTCCACTACATCGCCATGGAGTTTCTGGACGGGGAGGGGCTGGACAAGCTCATAGAGGAGAGGCGCCTCTCCCTTAGGCAGGCGGCGGCCATCCTGGCCCGGGTGGCGGACGCCCTGAGGCACATCCACGCCCAGGGCATCGTCCACCGGGACATCAAGCCGGGGAACATCATGGTCCTCAAGGGGGCCTTGAGGGAGGAGGGGGTGGACCCCAGAGGGGTGCGCCTCATGGACTTCGGCATCGCCGCGGGCCGGGTGCTCACCCGCCTCACCATCACCGGGGCCCGGATCGGCACCCCCGTGTACATGAGCCCGGAGCAGGCCAAGGGGCAGAAGCTGGACCACCGCTCGGACATCTATTCCCTGGGGATCGTCCTCTACGAGGCCCTCACCGGCCAGCCCCCCTTCACCGGGGGGTACGAGACGGTGATCCATCAGCAGATCTTCCAGATGCCCACGCCCCCCAAGCAGCTCAGGCCCGAGATCCCCCAGGCCCTTTCCGACCTGGTCCTGAGGATGCTGGAGAAGGACCCCGCCAAGCGGCCGGGCCTGGACGAGGTGGTGCGGGTCCTCGAGGGCCCCTGGGAGGAGGAGCGCGAGCTTTCCGAGGCCCAGTACCTCCTGGTGGCCGTGGAGGCGAAGAAGGGGGCGGTGCGCCTCTTGGACCTGGGGGGCACCCCGGCCCGCCTCCTCTCCGGGGTGGGGTCGGGGGCGGGGCAGTTCCCCTCGCCTCCCTTGGCCGTGGCCGCCGATCCTGGGGGGGGGATCTGGGTCGCCGTCTTCCAGCACGGGGAGAAGCTCCTCCACCGCCTCTCCCCTCAAGGGGAGGTCCTCCTCTCCACTGGGCCCTACGGGATGAAGCCGGGGGAGTTCCTCCTCCCCGTGGGGCTCGCCGTCCTCGAGGACCAGGTCTTCGTCTTGGACGGGGAGACGGCCACGGTGAGCCGGCTGGACCTCGCGGGGCGGTACCAGGGCCGCTTCGGGGGCCAGGGGCTTGGGCGGGGCACCTTCCGAGACCCCAAGGCCCTGGTGGCGGCCGAGGGGCACCTCTTCGTCCTGGACTACGGCAACCGGCAGGTGCAGCGCCTCACCCCCGAGGGGGCGTACCTCTCCCGCTACGCCTTCCGCCGCTCCCGCGAGGACGGGGCCCTTAGGCTCCTCGGGGGGCTGGGGGCGGGGGAGGGCCGGCTCTACCTTTACGACGTGGAGGCGGTCAAGGTCCGGGTGTTGGACCTCTCGGGGCGGCTTCTCGCCTCCTACCCCCTGCCCCTTCTGGAGGGGGAGGACCGGATGAGCCTGGTGGAGCTCCTTCCCGTGGGCCGGGTCCTATACGCCGCCCGCCGGGGCTCTAGCCGCATCCACCGGATCTCCCTGGACACCGGGGAGGCCCTTCCGCCCTTGGAGGTCTACGCGCCCGTGCGGGGCCTGGCCCTTTGGAGGCGGACGCCGTGAGGGTGCTTCTGGTGGAGGACGACCCCGGGGTGCGGGAGGCCTTGGAGCTCGGCCTTTCCCTGGAGGGGCACGAGGTGCGGGCCGTGGACCGGCCCGAGGAGGCCTTGGGCCTTCTTTCTTGGGCCGAGGTGGTGGTTTTGGACGTGCTGTTGCCCCAGGGAGACGGGTTTTCCCTTTTGCGCGCGATCCGGGAGCGCTCCGAGGTCCCCGTCCTCATGCTCACCGCCTTGGACGGGGTGGAGTGGCGGGTGAAGGGCCTTAGAGAGGGGGCGGACGACTACCTGGTGAAGCCCTACAGCCTCCAGGAGCTTTTGGCCCGCCTCGAGGCCCTGGTCCGCCGGGCGCGGAGGCGCGAGGAGGTCCTCGCCTACAAGGACCTCCGCCTCTACCCCCGGCGCATGGAGGCCTTCCGCGGGGAAAGGCGCCTCGCCCTCTCCCCCAAGGCCTTCCTCCTCCTGAAGGCCTTCCTCGAGGCCCCGGAGGAGGTTCTGTCCAAGGAGGCCCTGATGCGGAAGGTCTGGGGGGAGGAGGTGGAGCCCGCCACCTTGGAGGTCCACCTCTCCGCCCTGAGGAAGGCCTTGGGGGAGCCCAGCCCCATCCAGACGGTGCGCGGGTATGGCTACCGCCTTTTCCTCCCTGAGGGCTAGGCTCTTCGCCCTCCTCCTCCTCGCCCTTTTCCTCCTCCTTGCCCCCTTGGCCTGGCTTTCCGCCCGGGAGGCGGAGCGGGCCGCGAGCGAGGACCTGAGGCGGGCCCTCTACACCCGGCTTTACCTCCTCCAGGCGGAGGGGATCCGGGACGAGGAGCGGCTTCTTCGGGAGCTTTTCCGCCTGGCCCAGCTCTTCGGGGGCGGGGTGGGGTTTGTCCTCCGGGAGGGAGAGGCCCGCTTCACCCAGCTCGGGGACTGGCCTTTACCCCCCGGGCTTCCCGCGGCCTTGGCGGCGGAAGGGGTCTACCAGGGGGTCTTTCGGGGGACGCTCTATGTGGCCCTGGCCCAAGGAGGGCTCGCCTACGGCCTTGCGGTGCCCCTGGAAGGGGTTTCCGGGCTCGGCCGGCGCCTCCTCGCCCGCTACGCCCTCTGGGGCGGGGGGCTTTTGCTTGGGGTCTTCCTCCTCGCCGCCCTCGCCCTTTCCTGGGCCCTCCGTCCCCTCCGGGACCTGGAGAAGGCCTTGCGGGCCCGGGCGCCCGAGGACCTGAGCCCCCTCCCCGACCCGGGCCTGGCCGAGCTGAAGCCGGTGGTGGCGGCGCTGAACGCCCT
This region of Thermus thermophilus genomic DNA includes:
- a CDS encoding Nif3-like dinuclear metal center hexameric protein, coding for MDRDELVRYLDAYLRIRDFPQDPSLNGLQVEGKRTVCKVGAAVDAGEAIFRKALEEGVDFLLVHHGLFWGKPFPIVGHHKRRLELLFQGGINLYAAHLPLDAHEEVGNNFVLARELGLVDLTPWDVGVKGRFPVPTPLLQVADRLGQLTGMQPLVHQGGLDHVETAILVSGSGTGLLPKVDADLFITGEPKHSVFHETFERGLNVIYAGHYDTETFGVKALAAHLEARFGLPWVFLDHPTGL
- a CDS encoding S9 family peptidase — encoded protein: MEPETLLKLRFLSDLTPGPEGLPLFLLTEIQEGDPPRYRSRVALFDGALRLLTQEEARRPRYRAPFLYFLRRVGEREELFRLDLRGGEAERLTETAGVLDYALGPGGEVAFLALKEAPRPGEPRVFGGWPFKFDGRGLLPEGRVALYALEEGKARLLLDRYPPPKEMVYAPEGLYLVMPEDARAQAEGRDTLFLLREGRLEKVYGGVGPIFALEWSPEGLFFLGHAFERGGGTEARLYHLRGGEARVLFEGSLQNSLNSDLRYGQHPQGPRWGEDGVYLVRTEAGRARLYRVGLDGRAEALTEGGSVLAFALTERGLFLLKEDFTHPARLEGPLGPFDPNAGVLDLAEPLYTEWTSPEGHRVPGWVLLPEGEGPHPVILYIHGGPHTAFGAAPMLEFQLFRRAGYAVAFANPRGSTGYGQDFALLEGEWGERDERDLMGFLDHVLAHFPLDPKRVGVAGGSYGGYMTNWLTARYPERFKAAVTDRSICNWLSFFGASDIGPRFTYLELGAKPWERPEVLWEKSPLRLVHRVRTPTLVVHSEEDHRCPIDQGETWYTALFHLGVKTRFFRVPEEGHELSRSGRPDRRLARLRAYLDWWRENL
- a CDS encoding DUF3467 domain-containing protein, coding for MNELKLDIHIDKDVAQGRYANLALIAHTKNEFILDFALLQPQGGALVVSRIITSPQHAKALLRSLAENIARYEEAFGPIPEPVAESQA
- a CDS encoding roadblock/LC7 domain-containing protein, whose amino-acid sequence is MAYLTGLSALGVDQAVFTGMDGLVIEALGKGPPSAEALAAELAALARRMDPLAQALGGKVLRFTLATEDREVLAVRVGEFLLGAVVHRGLNRKAVGQELSRIALRLEEAWREG
- a CDS encoding roadblock/LC7 domain-containing protein, whose amino-acid sequence is MRIGPELLQDLLDRVEGSLAAAIGTPDGLLVEGVRKRPLDLEAAVAEHAALWRQARAAYARSLGAEEVGELLVGGTGVVGYLRSMRTQDPEPLFLLLLLTPEANLGQARLAARRLLDRAGGVVAWPT
- the recR gene encoding recombination mediator RecR; this encodes MRYPESLLKLTRALSRLPGIGPKTAQRLALHLAFHKEEAEALAEALEGLKRVQACRECGNLAEGELCPICQDEDRDRSLLAVVESVADLYALERSGEFRGLYHVLGGALNPLEGIGPKELNLEGLFRRLEGVEEVVLATSMTVEGEATALYLAEELKRRGVRVTRPAYGLPVGGSLEYADEVTLGRALEGRRPV
- a CDS encoding YbaB/EbfC family nucleoid-associated protein gives rise to the protein MNFQKLLKEAQKAQKKAAEVQERLERMTVVGSAQGLVEVEANGHGRILALRLKPEALKAFQDDPEGLEDLLLVAIQDAQTKAHELSEKEMAKELGGVGQMLGKLF
- the hemB gene encoding porphobilinogen synthase, which translates into the protein MERPRRLRSPLLRPLVAEVELSPKHLILPLFVKEGGEKEEVSSMPGVFRHPLAGLPRVAEEALKAGLGGVILFGVLPQEAKDPLGRGAYAEDGVVQRAIRLLKREFPELLVVADTCLCEYTDHGHCGVVKEGPLGFYVDNDATLDLLARTALSQAQAGADVVAPSAMMDGQVRAIREALDRGGFAHVPILSYAVKYASAFYGPFREAAQSAPGFGDRSGYQMDPRAGLWDALREAALDDLEGADMLMVKPALPYLDVLHALKGRFAKPLFAYQVSGEYAMLKAAALKGWLDERRAVLESLFALRRAGAQGILTYYALEAARWLREA
- a CDS encoding MFS transporter, which gives rise to MRVLRHKAFARLVAAYLVSQAGSKVHRVALLVLVYLLTENALWVSLVLGTQLLGTVVFSPLLSAWADTQDRKRLLVWSDLLRAPLVALIPLLGAKSLPALLLLVFLMELLRDLHDPIQNAVVPDLVPEEEVDEANGLILLADRISEVLFVGAAGVLVAWVGPAYAFYLDALTYLASGLLLTGLPPLKPQALPKAGYLERVKEGLGHLFRQPAVRRTVGTLFAAAAFGSVETALGVVLALKWLGVGSAGFGFMEAAMALGAILGGVGLPYLLRRIPRERLFLLALLLFGVFEASVGLFPVYAWVLAAFFVSGFLNMAFIVPARSILQLNTPQEMRGRIFAAFSAVMNAAVLLGTMWGGALEEPLGAPRVFLLAGAMVALAAGYAFLTGGIPAPRPKEV
- a CDS encoding PP2C family protein-serine/threonine phosphatase, which produces MRIAPRLSVAAVSHVGRRQNNEDFHRVLPLETPAGLLLLLAVADGMGGLEAGEWASKLAIEALSEVARGYAEHLQSGRPAVGLARVMEKGFLLARRRVEREAGRPERRGMGTTLTAFLYADWLKEGVVGHIGDSRAYRFGPTGVFRLTEDHSWVAERLKEGVLTPTEAERHPYRNVLTRALGLPEARFDLVEVRLAPGEGVLLVTDGLYGHVPEEEWRLGRDLQASLEAMVAEALRRGGDDNVTAVALRVE